From a single Arachis hypogaea cultivar Tifrunner chromosome 3, arahy.Tifrunner.gnm2.J5K5, whole genome shotgun sequence genomic region:
- the LOC112775327 gene encoding F-box/kelch-repeat protein At3g06240-like, giving the protein MAKFQLPLPIIPDELLQEIFLRSSAKAVGRCMCLNKFWYRQLRQPETCIHHMRRQKVLDQHVLFHVGYSLLLMGSDSLYIVNAASGEEVNVQHPFGVGIHGWFRIVGVSNGNICFKFSRERDDTRLLVWNPTTQCSREISDPHRDHGRSFFPVYGFGHVLNSDAYTVIHMCKRDIADAYVFFSRYCSRHFTWFHCVDCLPGVEKIDPNSVFNNGQAYWITGTGDSYATPKSVLCYSVEDESFSEVSIPVGAIYTIHNLLTHKEKVALLAHTHNEFGYVAAIWHLNEDANGNRILEQYCRFASRSIRENPILFVDENLLLLVNNSKERELLVNYKYRELVLTEYDIEHGTRNLLVRRAWRYPETPHPITVRSTLKYFAGMFPV; this is encoded by the coding sequence ATGGCTAAATTCCAACTTCCCTTGCCGATTATTCCGGATGAACTGCTACAAGAAATCTTCCTGCGTAGTAGTGCCAAAGCTGTAGGGAGATGTATGTGCTTGAATAAATTCTGGTACCGACAGCTACGCCAACCAGAGACATGCATACACCACATGCGAAGGCAGAAAGTGTTAGATCAACATGTTTTGTTTCATGTTGGATACTCACTACTGTTAATGGGTTCAGATTCACTATATATAGTGAATGCTGCTTCTGGAGAAGAAGTGAATGTTCAGCATCCTTTCGGAGTTGGCATCCATGGGTGGTTTCGTATTGTCGGAGTGTCAAACGGGAACATATGTTTCAAGTTCTCTCGTGAACGAGACGACACAAGACTTTTGGTATGGAATCCGACAACACAATGCTCTAGAGAAATTTCCGACCCCCACAGGGACCACGGTAGATCGTTTTTCCCAGTATATGGTTTCGGTCATGTTCTAAACTCAGATGCATACACAGTCATACATATGTGCAAAAGGGACATAGCTGATGCCTACGTTTTTTTCTCTAGATATTGTTCAAGGCATTTTACATGGTTTCACTGCGTTGATTGTCTCCCTGGTGTAGAAAAAATTGACCCTAACTCTGTTTTTAATAATGGTCAGGCGTATTGGATAACTGGTACAGGAGATAGCTATGCTACACCCAAGTCTGTTTTATGTTACAGTGTTGAAGATGAATCATTTAGCGAGGTGTCTATCCCTGTAGGTGCAATATATACCATTCACAATTTACTAACCCACAAGGAAAAAGTTGCACTCCTCGCTCATACGCACAACGAATTTGGTTATGTCGCAGCAATTTGGCACTTGAATGAAGACGCGAATGGAAACAGAATACTAGAGCAATACTGCAGGTTTGCGAGTCGAAGCATCAGAGAAAATCCAATACTATTCGTGGATGAAAACCTACTTTTGTTGGTGAACAATTCAAAGGAAAGAGAGTTACTCGTCAATTACAAGTACAGAGAGCTTGTGTTGACAGAATATGACATCGAACATGGCACTAGAAATCTATTGGTGAGGAGAGCATGGCGATACCCAGAAACGCCACACCCGATCACAGTAAGGTCTACACTCAAGTATTTTGCAGGGATGTTTCCTGTCTAG